The following proteins come from a genomic window of Vallitaleaceae bacterium 9-2:
- a CDS encoding glycoside hydrolase family 3 C-terminal domain-containing protein — translation MELVYNQEKNKAFRKRAKELVRQMTLEEKVSQTLHAAPAIERLGIKAYNWWNEALHGVARAGVATVFPQAIGLAATFDEDFIETVADAISTEGRAKFNMQQEFNDTDIYKGLTFWSPNVNIFRDPRWGRGHETFGEDPYLSGRLGVRFVQGIQGHDENYMKAAACAKHFAVHSGPEDVRHSFDAIASKKDMHETYLPAFKACVQEAKVEAIMGAYNRTNGEPCCGSPTLLQEILRDSWGFEGHVVSDCWAIRDFHEHHHVTKNSTESVAMAMNHGCDLNCGNQFFYLEDAVKKGLLEEKTLDEAVIRLFTTRMKLGLFDGDEAGEFNAIDYRVVDSQSMRALNIKAAEKSIVLLKNAKKILPLDLNKLKTIGVIGPNANNRRALVGNYEGTASRYVTVLEGIQDYVGDQARVMYSEGCHLYKDQISGLGTKNDRLAEVKGVCAQSDVVIACLGLDSGLEGEEGDEGNQYASGDKADLNLPGLQEDILRIMVESGKPVVLVLLSGSALAINYAQDKVPAILQGWYPGAQGGRAIANVLFGDCSPEGRLPVTFYKSTEELPAFTDYSMEDRTYRYMKTQPLYPFGYGLSYVDFEYSNITVSSTQVTQEGITVQGDVKNMGSRPGTETVQVYVKAMVDGAPHGQLKGIKKVYLDPQEAQTVTIHLPLEAFVLYDEEGSKTLPKASYQISFGGFQPDERSEELSGACVATLEVKA, via the coding sequence ATGGAGCTAGTGTATAATCAGGAAAAAAATAAGGCGTTTCGCAAACGTGCCAAAGAACTTGTCCGTCAGATGACATTGGAAGAAAAAGTATCTCAGACACTCCATGCAGCACCGGCTATCGAGCGCCTAGGCATTAAAGCCTACAATTGGTGGAACGAAGCATTGCATGGTGTGGCAAGGGCCGGAGTAGCTACGGTTTTCCCACAGGCGATAGGATTGGCGGCGACCTTTGATGAAGACTTTATTGAAACCGTTGCAGATGCTATTTCAACGGAAGGGCGAGCAAAGTTTAACATGCAACAGGAGTTTAATGATACAGATATATACAAAGGATTGACCTTCTGGTCACCTAATGTCAATATTTTTAGAGACCCAAGATGGGGACGGGGACATGAGACTTTTGGAGAAGACCCTTATTTATCAGGTCGCCTTGGTGTAAGGTTTGTCCAAGGCATTCAAGGACATGATGAAAACTATATGAAGGCGGCAGCCTGTGCAAAACACTTTGCGGTGCATAGTGGTCCTGAGGATGTACGCCATAGCTTTGATGCTATAGCGTCAAAAAAAGACATGCATGAGACCTATTTGCCTGCATTTAAGGCATGTGTCCAAGAAGCAAAAGTTGAAGCAATTATGGGGGCATATAATCGAACCAATGGTGAGCCCTGCTGTGGAAGCCCTACTCTTTTGCAGGAGATTCTTCGGGACAGTTGGGGATTTGAAGGCCATGTGGTTTCAGATTGCTGGGCAATTCGTGATTTTCATGAACATCATCATGTGACAAAAAATTCAACCGAGTCCGTAGCAATGGCCATGAATCATGGATGTGATCTAAATTGTGGCAACCAGTTTTTTTACTTGGAAGATGCGGTTAAAAAGGGACTGTTAGAGGAAAAAACTCTAGATGAAGCGGTTATTCGACTGTTTACCACACGGATGAAGCTGGGACTATTTGATGGCGATGAAGCCGGAGAATTTAATGCGATAGACTATAGGGTTGTTGATAGTCAGTCGATGCGCGCCTTAAATATAAAGGCGGCAGAAAAAAGTATCGTTCTCTTAAAAAATGCCAAGAAAATCTTGCCATTAGATTTGAATAAACTTAAGACCATTGGAGTTATTGGACCCAATGCCAATAATCGTAGAGCCTTGGTAGGAAATTACGAAGGAACGGCGTCACGTTATGTCACTGTTTTAGAAGGAATTCAAGATTATGTGGGCGATCAGGCGCGGGTGATGTATTCAGAAGGCTGTCACCTTTACAAAGACCAAATAAGCGGGCTAGGCACCAAAAATGACCGTCTGGCTGAAGTCAAGGGTGTGTGTGCCCAGAGTGATGTTGTCATTGCATGCTTAGGCTTGGATTCAGGTTTGGAAGGTGAAGAAGGCGATGAAGGAAATCAGTACGCGAGCGGTGATAAAGCAGATCTTAATCTGCCGGGACTTCAAGAAGATATCCTTCGAATCATGGTGGAAAGCGGAAAGCCTGTTGTTTTGGTTCTTCTGTCCGGGAGTGCATTGGCGATAAACTACGCACAAGACAAGGTCCCAGCCATACTTCAAGGATGGTATCCGGGAGCCCAAGGGGGAAGAGCTATTGCCAATGTCTTGTTTGGAGACTGTTCACCCGAAGGACGGTTGCCGGTGACTTTCTATAAGTCAACAGAGGAATTGCCTGCATTTACTGATTATTCTATGGAAGATAGGACTTATCGCTATATGAAGACCCAACCCTTGTATCCGTTTGGGTACGGTCTATCCTATGTGGACTTTGAGTATTCAAATATTACAGTATCTTCGACGCAAGTCACACAAGAAGGGATAACGGTTCAAGGCGATGTGAAGAATATGGGAAGTCGTCCAGGGACAGAGACAGTGCAAGTCTATGTTAAGGCCATGGTGGATGGTGCCCCCCATGGGCAGTTAAAAGGCATTAAGAAAGTCTATCTAGACCCACAAGAGGCCCAGACGGTTACCATTCATCTGCCGCTAGAAGCCTTTGTGCTCTATGATGAAGAAGGAAGCAAAACACTCCCTAAGGCGAGCTATCAAATCTCCTTTGGAGGGTTTCAACCGGATGAACGCAGTGAAGAACTTAGTGGTGCCTGTGTGGCAACGCTTGAGGTTAAAGCATAA
- a CDS encoding GDSL-type esterase/lipase family protein, with protein MEKGKRKLHIFLAGDSTMQAYTKDKRPQYGWGERLHEYLDGELLDSYHRLQCVFEQQRCFESERFIIDNCGMAGRSLKSFIRENRHLDIFSNIKAHDWLIMQFAHNDIARDKPERYTPIEELKTYYEIILSAARKQKVNLIVLAPILIDIYSHEEATLRPMVKDIKAYVAEIKTIAAMHNVPFVDVATITKKILNYDLHALGTYYLEDHVHLNMQGANLYAKVIGDAIRQWIE; from the coding sequence ATGGAAAAAGGAAAAAGAAAACTACATATTTTTTTGGCCGGGGATTCGACCATGCAGGCCTATACGAAGGACAAACGCCCCCAGTACGGTTGGGGAGAGCGACTGCATGAATATCTGGATGGGGAACTTTTGGATAGTTATCATCGGTTGCAGTGTGTTTTTGAGCAACAACGATGCTTTGAGAGCGAGCGCTTTATCATTGATAATTGTGGGATGGCCGGTCGCTCGCTTAAGTCCTTCATTCGAGAAAATCGACATCTTGATATTTTTAGTAACATTAAAGCCCATGACTGGCTTATTATGCAGTTTGCTCATAATGATATAGCAAGGGACAAGCCGGAGCGCTATACCCCCATTGAGGAGCTAAAAACTTATTATGAGATCATCTTGAGTGCGGCAAGAAAGCAAAAGGTGAATCTTATCGTATTAGCACCGATTCTTATTGATATCTACTCCCATGAAGAAGCGACATTACGCCCCATGGTCAAGGATATCAAGGCATATGTGGCAGAGATCAAGACCATTGCCGCGATGCATAACGTACCGTTTGTCGATGTTGCTACCATCACAAAAAAAATCTTGAACTATGATCTTCATGCTTTGGGTACTTATTATCTAGAAGATCATGTACACCTAAATATGCAAGGAGCCAATCTCTATGCAAAAGTCATCGGCGATGCGATACGCCAATGGATAGAGTGA
- a CDS encoding DUF1961 family protein gives MNEKLIYENALSTKEDIKDFVLEGKAIIDFVDESMQLKNALANEEGQKANYVLWCPEDFPENIKIEWEFKPLSNDGLCIMFFGATGQGGVDLFDKKLKKRTGEYPQYHSSDINAFHVSYFRRKEQDEKSFHTCNLRKSSGFHLVAQGADPIPCSYHINDFYKITVTKKDKWIKFYVNDLCVFTYEDDGITYGERLYGGKIGFRQLAPLTAQYKNLKVFEI, from the coding sequence ATGAATGAAAAGTTAATTTATGAAAATGCATTATCAACAAAAGAGGACATCAAAGATTTTGTCCTAGAAGGGAAAGCGATTATTGATTTTGTTGATGAAAGCATGCAGCTAAAAAACGCACTAGCCAATGAAGAAGGTCAAAAAGCAAACTATGTGTTATGGTGTCCAGAGGATTTTCCGGAGAATATAAAAATTGAATGGGAGTTTAAACCTTTAAGCAATGATGGCTTATGTATAATGTTTTTTGGGGCAACAGGGCAAGGTGGTGTCGATTTATTTGATAAAAAGTTAAAGAAGAGAACAGGAGAATATCCTCAGTATCATAGTAGTGATATCAACGCATTTCACGTATCGTATTTTCGACGTAAAGAGCAAGACGAGAAGAGTTTCCATACCTGTAATTTAAGAAAGAGCAGTGGTTTTCATCTTGTGGCACAAGGAGCTGATCCGATTCCTTGTTCCTATCATATCAATGATTTTTATAAAATTACTGTAACAAAAAAAGATAAATGGATTAAATTTTATGTGAATGATCTATGCGTGTTTACTTATGAGGATGACGGTATAACCTATGGTGAGCGACTTTATGGAGGAAAGATAGGCTTTCGTCAGCTAGCACCACTAACAGCTCAATATAAGAATTTAAAAGTTTTTGAAATATAA
- a CDS encoding alpha-2-macroglobulin family protein — translation MKKRVLSIATAIILVVVTIGVTLFLNQDVTKVFAAEYREGYILAPTQMDAAGVAIDSAFVFKADGSNDALSLEELKQVLTISPSVEYTLSEQEEGIVITPKQSLQPNTTYIFTIKGITWAYRTEAKFEVLGHFPRHQTTNVPINTGIEFTFNYEGANVKDYFEIEPKVKGSFERHGRVVAFVPKELKKQTIYTVTLKAGLPLEGSDKTLEKDVQFSFETQSDQTLDASTFYMNFESFMHEFAESEVPSLEWNYYFDDTKIKEATVDVEVFAYRDADQFTKDIKDYTDIPMWSYYGMLDAKISTKGLERVMDFEQTIAIENNYPNFLELPNTLDAGYYMVQATYEDMVIHTFMQVTDLSFYYQGGDNEDVFWIHDLSNQEPVNHAKVKNLDTNTSVETNAEGLARITKDTDEKMPMFYHLTSQENEAVLYNFQALSEPYYFGGEAQEYWSYFKPDRNLYKPDDTVNFFGFVRHRYDGEQLAKLSVELTRGRAYYWGFIPGPMDELSYVTKTVTVEQGFFDGQLALPNLKEGGYQLLVKRGDEVISSTYIQVENYMKPSYKIEAEKDHEALFVGDTLEYTIATNFFEGTPVSFLDYNYTINGVNHKEGSGTTEASGEAKVSFTPEYQAGTQGEQNYSFSAYASLPESGSIYVNDYFRVFFNDIHVKPTGTIYDNEGSIALEVHNITLDRLNDGSAENDYDFLSEPVDNHKLEGTVYRNEWIKTETGEYYDYINKEVKKRYRYDLKTTEFDTFTVTTDAKGQAQYTLELPEERSVYYTAEVKTYDHKNRQIVEKVYFGREYEPYPNDGDWYHLETDQENYRIHDDVEINFMNNDDLHTQGRYLFITGQNGIKTVDILTEPTYSMIFEAGDVPNIEVKGIFFNGSTYVEAAQTDVRFDYMQREIDLTITADAPSYYPGDTVGLSIQGTYVDDQGNRQPVSDGVVNISLVDEALFALSDMQIDPLSELYRSVSGGFGMSYGSHHNQNDGFARYDMGFGSMVDEAVSEESSMDTASGSIDKNSSAIEIRQEFKDTAKFMSVKLDSSGKAKASFELPDNVTSWRLMAAAISESLNAGSQVENVNVSLPFFLNTSLSSTYLIGDRPMIGVTGYGNALKPETMIDYVVTLKKANQIVATYEATGKAFERANIPLGTFSEAGSYEVTITGKTDTGASDGLVLAIEVQKSYHEQRVSDIYPLNENTQIRTTDQGETVLTFIDQGRGQYLPLLYRMAYSGGKRVDQKYLANKVKQLLNTTYNQEVKEEQVNLTDYQTDQGGMAILPYAEADVEISALMLPMIQDEVDVLALSKYFENAWYDAGRVEKGAVLYGQAMLDEPILLDLQTYASTEPLSLKDQLYIGLAYAAIGDTYKAKQMYHKVVEGRVTSYEEQAYIQADTEEMEYELTALAMLLASKTEQPEHEKFYTYIVTHTNKDVLVSSHLYQYILDQLEGLETTTGQVTYAYGGQEKTITLDQGWAQTLTLPSATLSQLKILKVEGDMAVTATYMSDTILKKPQEENVRVSRKYYNYQTGEEQTTFKEGDIVKVVLDWEIDQEAIDDSYQLTDYVPSGLKAIESPWQLGLRHDNMYWYRDIEGQKVRFYIYKPSDKDNESFNETEFSYYARITSPGVYTAESPIIQGIQVKDSVYIGERGTITIE, via the coding sequence ATGAAAAAAAGAGTTTTAAGTATTGCAACGGCTATTATCTTAGTGGTTGTAACAATTGGTGTCACACTTTTTTTGAATCAAGATGTGACCAAAGTGTTTGCAGCAGAATATCGAGAGGGATATATTCTTGCACCAACACAGATGGATGCAGCTGGTGTGGCCATTGATTCAGCCTTTGTTTTCAAGGCCGATGGATCGAATGACGCGTTGAGTCTTGAGGAGCTAAAACAGGTGCTGACAATTTCACCGAGCGTAGAATATACATTGTCTGAACAAGAAGAAGGCATTGTCATCACGCCAAAACAAAGTCTTCAACCAAATACAACATATATTTTTACGATTAAAGGCATTACTTGGGCATACCGCACCGAAGCCAAGTTTGAAGTGCTGGGGCATTTTCCGCGACATCAGACGACAAATGTGCCTATCAATACAGGTATTGAATTTACCTTTAATTATGAAGGCGCCAATGTTAAGGACTACTTTGAGATTGAACCTAAAGTTAAGGGAAGCTTTGAACGTCACGGACGCGTGGTTGCCTTTGTACCCAAGGAACTAAAAAAACAGACGATTTATACAGTGACGCTTAAGGCGGGACTACCACTGGAAGGCTCAGATAAAACACTGGAAAAGGATGTCCAATTCAGTTTTGAGACACAAAGTGATCAGACGCTTGATGCTTCAACGTTTTATATGAATTTTGAGAGCTTTATGCATGAATTTGCAGAATCAGAAGTTCCTAGTTTGGAGTGGAACTATTATTTTGATGACACTAAGATCAAAGAAGCTACAGTGGATGTAGAGGTCTTTGCCTACCGAGATGCAGATCAATTTACGAAGGATATAAAAGACTATACAGATATTCCGATGTGGTCATATTATGGAATGCTTGATGCCAAGATATCCACCAAAGGACTTGAGCGGGTGATGGACTTTGAGCAAACAATTGCGATAGAGAATAATTATCCGAACTTTTTAGAATTGCCAAATACCTTGGATGCAGGATATTATATGGTTCAAGCAACATATGAGGATATGGTCATTCATACATTTATGCAAGTAACAGACTTAAGCTTTTATTACCAAGGTGGGGATAATGAAGATGTTTTTTGGATTCATGATTTATCCAATCAAGAGCCCGTTAACCATGCCAAAGTGAAAAATCTAGATACGAATACGAGTGTAGAGACAAATGCAGAAGGATTAGCACGTATTACAAAAGACACCGATGAAAAGATGCCGATGTTTTATCATTTGACGTCGCAGGAAAACGAAGCGGTTTTATATAATTTTCAAGCGCTGAGCGAGCCGTATTATTTTGGAGGCGAGGCTCAGGAATATTGGAGCTACTTTAAACCGGATCGAAACCTATATAAGCCGGACGATACGGTCAACTTTTTTGGGTTTGTTCGTCATCGTTATGATGGAGAGCAACTTGCCAAACTTAGCGTAGAACTCACTAGAGGGCGTGCTTATTATTGGGGATTTATTCCAGGACCAATGGATGAACTAAGCTATGTAACAAAAACGGTGACAGTTGAGCAAGGTTTCTTTGACGGTCAGCTAGCACTTCCCAACTTAAAAGAAGGCGGATATCAGCTTTTAGTGAAACGTGGGGATGAGGTCATAAGTTCAACCTATATTCAGGTTGAAAATTATATGAAGCCAAGTTATAAAATTGAAGCGGAAAAAGATCACGAAGCGCTTTTTGTTGGCGATACATTGGAATATACAATTGCAACAAATTTCTTCGAAGGAACACCCGTATCTTTTTTAGACTATAATTATACGATTAACGGAGTCAATCATAAAGAGGGCTCTGGAACGACAGAGGCCAGTGGTGAAGCGAAGGTATCCTTCACGCCGGAGTATCAAGCCGGAACACAAGGGGAACAAAATTACTCTTTTTCGGCATATGCAAGCTTGCCTGAATCCGGAAGTATTTATGTCAACGATTATTTTCGGGTGTTTTTTAATGATATTCATGTAAAACCTACAGGCACTATTTACGATAATGAAGGTAGCATTGCCTTGGAAGTGCATAATATTACCCTTGACCGACTTAATGATGGTAGCGCTGAGAATGATTATGACTTTTTGTCCGAACCTGTGGATAATCATAAGCTTGAAGGAACGGTCTATCGTAATGAGTGGATTAAGACAGAGACCGGAGAGTACTATGACTATATTAACAAAGAAGTTAAAAAACGTTATCGTTATGATTTGAAAACGACAGAGTTTGATACCTTTACAGTAACAACCGATGCTAAAGGTCAGGCACAATATACCTTGGAATTACCTGAAGAGCGAAGTGTCTACTATACAGCAGAAGTTAAAACCTATGACCATAAAAATCGTCAAATAGTGGAAAAGGTTTACTTTGGACGGGAATATGAACCGTATCCAAATGATGGAGATTGGTATCACTTAGAAACAGATCAAGAAAATTACAGAATCCATGACGATGTAGAGATCAATTTTATGAATAATGATGATCTCCACACGCAGGGAAGATATTTGTTCATAACCGGACAAAATGGAATCAAAACTGTGGATATCTTGACAGAACCAACGTATTCTATGATATTTGAAGCCGGAGACGTTCCTAATATTGAAGTCAAAGGGATTTTCTTTAATGGAAGTACCTATGTGGAAGCGGCTCAGACCGATGTTCGTTTTGACTATATGCAACGTGAGATCGATTTAACCATTACAGCCGATGCACCCTCTTATTATCCTGGTGATACGGTTGGATTGAGTATTCAAGGAACATACGTGGATGATCAAGGGAATCGACAGCCTGTAAGCGATGGTGTGGTTAATATTAGTCTCGTGGATGAAGCACTTTTTGCCCTTAGCGATATGCAGATAGATCCGTTGTCAGAATTATATCGATCTGTTAGTGGCGGATTTGGTATGAGCTATGGATCGCATCATAATCAAAATGATGGATTTGCAAGGTATGATATGGGCTTTGGAAGCATGGTAGACGAAGCGGTAAGCGAAGAAAGTTCCATGGACACAGCAAGTGGATCGATAGATAAGAATTCAAGTGCTATCGAGATCCGTCAAGAATTTAAAGATACAGCAAAGTTTATGAGCGTTAAGTTGGATTCTTCAGGAAAAGCTAAAGCTTCCTTTGAACTTCCGGATAATGTAACATCTTGGCGTTTAATGGCGGCAGCTATTTCTGAAAGCTTAAATGCCGGAAGTCAGGTAGAAAATGTAAATGTATCTTTGCCGTTTTTCTTAAATACATCACTAAGTTCAACGTATCTTATCGGGGATAGGCCGATGATCGGCGTGACCGGATATGGAAATGCGTTAAAACCAGAGACGATGATTGATTATGTAGTTACCTTAAAAAAAGCCAATCAAATCGTTGCGACGTATGAAGCGACAGGAAAAGCTTTTGAACGGGCCAATATTCCTTTAGGAACATTTTCAGAAGCCGGAAGCTATGAAGTGACCATAACCGGCAAGACCGATACAGGTGCGAGTGATGGACTAGTTCTAGCGATAGAAGTACAAAAATCTTATCATGAACAAAGGGTTTCAGATATTTATCCATTAAATGAAAATACCCAGATTCGCACAACCGATCAAGGGGAGACAGTACTGACGTTTATTGATCAAGGTCGAGGACAATACTTGCCACTGCTCTATCGTATGGCATATTCTGGTGGAAAGCGTGTAGATCAAAAGTACTTGGCGAATAAAGTCAAGCAACTGCTGAATACAACATATAATCAAGAAGTTAAAGAAGAACAGGTCAATTTAACGGACTATCAAACCGATCAAGGTGGAATGGCCATCTTACCTTATGCCGAAGCGGACGTAGAGATATCAGCCCTTATGCTTCCGATGATTCAAGATGAAGTTGATGTACTTGCCTTGTCAAAATACTTTGAAAATGCATGGTATGACGCCGGACGCGTTGAAAAAGGAGCTGTATTATATGGTCAGGCAATGTTGGATGAACCGATACTCCTTGACTTACAGACCTATGCATCTACTGAGCCTTTAAGTCTAAAAGACCAGTTGTACATTGGATTAGCATATGCAGCCATTGGCGATACATATAAGGCGAAACAGATGTACCATAAAGTAGTTGAAGGACGTGTTACTTCTTATGAAGAGCAAGCTTACATTCAGGCAGATACAGAAGAAATGGAATACGAACTGACAGCATTAGCCATGTTACTTGCTTCAAAAACCGAACAACCGGAACATGAAAAATTCTATACATATATAGTAACGCATACAAATAAAGACGTTCTAGTAAGTAGCCATCTCTATCAATACATCCTAGATCAACTCGAGGGGCTAGAGACGACGACGGGACAGGTCACCTATGCATATGGCGGACAGGAAAAGACCATCACCCTAGACCAAGGATGGGCACAGACATTAACCCTTCCAAGTGCGACGCTGTCTCAGTTGAAAATCCTTAAGGTTGAAGGCGATATGGCAGTGACGGCAACCTATATGAGTGATACAATCCTGAAAAAACCTCAAGAGGAAAATGTTCGGGTATCTAGAAAATACTATAACTATCAAACCGGAGAAGAACAGACAACCTTTAAAGAAGGTGATATCGTTAAAGTCGTCTTAGATTGGGAAATAGATCAAGAAGCAATTGATGATAGCTATCAATTAACGGACTATGTTCCATCGGGACTTAAAGCGATTGAAAGCCCCTGGCAGTTAGGACTTCGCCATGACAACATGTATTGGTATCGTGACATTGAAGGACAGAAGGTGCGCTTTTATATCTATAAGCCATCCGATAAGGACAACGAAAGTTTTAATGAGACAGAATTCAGCTATTATGCGCGGATTACTTCTCCAGGTGTGTACACAGCAGAAAGCCCTATAATTCAAGGTATTCAGGTCAAAGACAGTGTATATATCGGTGAACGCGGAACAATTACAATTGAATAA
- the sfsA gene encoding DNA/RNA nuclease SfsA, producing MNYDAVVSATFIRRMNRFIAQVNLDGEVVEVHVKNTGRCAELFVEGAQVYLEPAKNPERKTRYSLIAIFKNGILINIDSQIPNAVAYEAITSNPHLRNIIGEVTTLRREVTFQKSRFDIYYENAETGKKGFIEVKGVTLEAEGEAMFPDAPTTRGTKHIRELMDSIDEGFQSYILFVVQLKGVTIFRPNQKTDPLFSKTLKEAQKKGVQILCYDSIVTPDSIRLDQPVAMKIEAMEHF from the coding sequence ATGAATTATGATGCAGTTGTGAGTGCCACATTTATACGACGAATGAATCGATTTATTGCACAGGTGAATCTAGATGGAGAAGTGGTCGAGGTTCATGTTAAAAATACAGGTCGATGTGCGGAACTTTTTGTTGAGGGAGCACAGGTTTATCTGGAACCAGCCAAAAATCCGGAACGTAAGACACGATATTCTTTAATTGCCATTTTTAAAAATGGCATACTTATCAATATCGATTCCCAGATTCCAAATGCCGTTGCTTATGAGGCGATAACCTCTAATCCCCATTTACGTAATATCATTGGTGAGGTTACGACGCTACGACGGGAAGTGACCTTTCAAAAATCCCGTTTTGATATATATTATGAAAATGCAGAGACCGGGAAAAAGGGCTTTATCGAAGTCAAAGGGGTGACCTTGGAGGCAGAGGGTGAGGCTATGTTTCCGGATGCGCCAACAACTCGAGGAACTAAGCATATTCGGGAACTTATGGATAGCATCGATGAAGGCTTCCAAAGCTATATACTTTTTGTGGTTCAGTTAAAAGGAGTTACAATATTTCGACCCAATCAAAAAACAGATCCTTTATTTTCCAAGACGCTTAAAGAAGCCCAGAAAAAAGGGGTACAGATTTTGTGTTATGATAGTATAGTGACCCCGGATTCAATTCGACTTGATCAACCCGTTGCCATGAAGATAGAGGCGATGGAACATTTTTAA